DNA sequence from the Acetoanaerobium noterae genome:
GCAGAAAAATGCCTAGGCAAACTATAACTGCACCTATTAAATACGATATTATCATTTTATCATCGCCTCTCAAAAGGGTTATTAGTAATTGTTACCCAATTTCTGTATACTTGAATAAAAATTATTTTAAATTTATCATTTTTAGTTTAGATTTATATGAAAAAAGAGCCTACTTGATATACTAGAGTTGCGACTAGCCAAGCTACAAATAGCTGATATAAAATTGAAAAAGCAGTCCATTTGTAGGAATTTGTCTCTCTTTTTACAACTCCCATTACAGCAACGCAAGGTGTATATAGTAGGACAAACACCATAAAGGCATAGGCTGAAAGAGTACTAAAGGTTCCAGAAAGAGCAGAAGCAAAATCTCCAGCTGATTCGCCTATTCCATATATTATAGCCATGTTTGATATTACTATTTCTTTTGCAATTACACCTGTAAATAGGGAAAGTGCAGCCTGCCAGTTTCCAAAGCCAGCAGTAGATAGCATAGGAGCAAAGAATTTACCTATACTAGCTCCAAAACTTTGATTTATTTCACTAGGGCCTGACATATTAAAGCCTAATAAGAACCAAAGTACAACAGAGGCTCCAAAGATAAGAGTACCAGCTTTTGCTATATATCCCTTTACTCTATCCCATACGTGAAGAGCTAGGTTTTTTATGCTAGGAAATCTATAAGGAGGAAGCTCCATGATAAAAGGGGTCTCATCTGCTTTAAATATAGTTTTTTTAAATATTAAGCCTACTAAGATAGCAACTACTACTCCAAGAACATAAAGCGAAAACACTATGTATTTTTCATTTCCTGGAAAGAAAGCTGCAGCAAACAATGTATAAACTGGAAGTCTGGCTGAGCAAGAAACAAATGGAGTGATAAGGGTAGTTGTAAGCCTATCCTTTTGACTTTCAAGGGTACGTGTACTCATGATAGCTGGAACACTACAACCTAGACCTAGAACCATAGGAATAAATGCTTTTCCGCTTAAGCCTATGCCCCTCATAGCTCTATCCATAATAAAGGCAACTCTAGCCATGTAGCCTGTATCTTCCATAAGAGATATCATCAGAAACAAGCAAGCGACGTTTGGAACAAATATTATTACACCACCTACACCGCCTATAATTCCATCTACTACAAGAGAGATAAGCCAGTCTTGAGCGCCTATAGCCATAAGTCCAGCCTCGGCTGTAGGGGCTACTATTCCTGTGATGAACTCATCTAACATTCCGTTTAGAACATTTCCTGCAAGGTCATAGGTGAAAAAGAAAGTAAAAAACATCACCAGTGCAAAGATAGGTAGCCCTAAGTACTTGTGCGTAAGTACAGAGTCTACTTTGTCAGACGTAGTGATTTTATGAGATGAAGGTTTTTTTACAGCTGATTTTATAATGCCTTCAATATATTCATAGGTATAATCAGTTTTTGTTTCTTCTGCTAGCTCTGGGTCAGTAATACCAGAAATTTTCTCTTCCAATTTGTTTACGAAAGCCTGCATTTTTTGAGGCATAGTTTGATTTTTTACATCAGCTTCAGTTATAGCCCTGCTTATAAGCTCGTTTATGCCTTCGCTTTTTGAGGCTATTATAGGCACAACTGGTACTCCAAGCTCCATTGATAGCTTAGTTATATCAATTTCATAACCTTTTGCTTTTGCGACATCCATCATATTAAGGGCGATAACAGTAGGACGACCTAGCTCTAGAAGCTGCATCGTAAGGAAGAGATTTCTTTCTATATTAGAAGCATCGACGATATTTACAACTACGTCGGGCTTTTCGTTTATGACATAATTTTTGGCAATTATTTCCTCCATAGAGTATGGAGAAAGACTGTAGGTACCAGGTAAATCAACAAGAATTAGATTTTTATCTTCAAATTTCAGTTTTCCCTCTTTTTTTTCTACTGTCACCCCTGGCCAGTTTCCTACATATTGTCTAGCACCAGTTAGAGCATTGAATAAAGTGGTCTTACCGCTGTTAGGGTTTCCTGCCAGAGCCATAGTTATGTGGCTAATAGTCATGCTGAGTCTCCTTTATTTTACAATGATATTTTTTGCGTCTGATTTTCTAATTGCTATATGGTAATCCTTAACTCTTATATCTATAGGGTCGCCTAGAGGAGCAAATTTTTCTACTTTTATCTCACAGCCTTTAGTTATTCCCATATCTATCATTCTTCTTTTTAGAATTCCTGTGACATTTATGCTGTCAATTATAGCTGTTTCGCCTACCTTTAAATCAGAAAGCGTCTTCATTATGAAAATCTCTCCTAACTGCACTGGATTTTGTGAGCAGTAGATGCGTTTAGCACTACCTTTGAATCTCTAACCTTTACCATTATAGAGCCTTTAGTAAGTCCCTGAAGCACATAGAGCTTACAGCCTTTAGTAAAGCCCATATTCATTAACTTTTGCTTTAATTCAGCACTTGCAATTACATCAGATATAATTACTTCTTGGTTACTGCTTACCATTGAAAGCGGCATATTTGCATCTCCTTTTGTGATGAAATATATGTATAATAAATTAGTTGTATTATTGATAATCATTATCGCAGACTAATTGATAATGGGTTTCATTCTTTAATATTAATTATAGTACTTAGATAAAGTACTGTCAATGATAAAACTTATTAGTTGAGGGATTGTACCTATTACTTAATGCAATTATTTTGCAACAAAATTCTAGGATAATAACCTAGAAACTGATATAATATAAAGCGAAGTTTCAGTTTACCTAATGAAGGGATGATATTTAGTGAAAAAAGGTATTTTGGTTGCTAGCTTTGGAACGACATATATATCAACTAGAGAAAAAACAATAGGTGCAATAGAAGAAAAAATAGCTAAGGCATTTCCTGATTTTGAAGTGAGAAGAGCATTTACATCTTCTATGGTTAGAAAGCGTATATTAAAAAATGAAGGCATTCATGTCGATGATGTGGATGAGGCACTTTCTAAAATGAAGGAAGAGGGCTTTGAAGAGGTATATGTGGCTTCATTACATATAATAGCAGGCCATGAATATAAAAAGGTGAGCCACAGTATAAATAGATTCAAGGATGATTTTAAGGTTATAAAAGGAGCAAAGCCGCTTCTTTACTCAAAAGCTCACTACGATGAGGCAGTGGATGCCATTGCAAAGCTTATGCCAGAACTAAGTGAAAATGAAGCCTTAGTACTTATGGGACATGGAAGCGACCATGCAGCAAATGCAGCCTATGTAATGCTATACCATATGCTTGAGAGAAATCCACTTACTTCACATGTTTATTTAGGGACTGTGGAGGGCTATCCAGAGGCAGAGGATATACTGGAGGAATTAGAAGGTCAAGGCTATGAAAAGCTATACCTGCTTCCATTTATGATAGTGGCTGGAGATCATGCAATTAACGATATGGCATCTGATGAAGAGGATTCTTGGAAATCATTTTTTGAGTCAAATGGATATGGTGTAGAGCCTATATTAAAAGGGCTAGGAGAGTTTGAGCCAATATCAGAAATGTTTATTAAAAGACTTAAAGACTCTATGTAATTTTGATTGAGAAAGACCGTGTAATTTTGTAGATTAAAGCTTAAGAAGGAATAAAGATGCTAATAATAGATAAATTTGCTTATACTAATAACCTTAAGGACTTAAGTCCGAAAAAGAAATTTGGATACTCTATGGGGCTTTTGCTTGCGAGCTTGATTAACAAAGAGCCTCTTATTTTTATTGCAATTATTGCTTTTGCATTTGCAGGAACTGTGTTTTGGGCGAAGATTCCACTAGGAAAGTACTTAAAGATGCTAACTGTGCCTTTTGCATTTTTATTTACAAGTATTCTTGCAATAGTTTTTTCTTTTTCTCAGGACCAATCCGTATTTATATGGAGTGTAAATTTAAAGGTGTTTTATGTCGGGGTGACTGAGTTAGGACTCAACAATGCCCTGATTCTCTTCTTAAGAGCTATGTCAGCGCTTGGATGTCT
Encoded proteins:
- the feoB gene encoding ferrous iron transport protein B is translated as MTISHITMALAGNPNSGKTTLFNALTGARQYVGNWPGVTVEKKEGKLKFEDKNLILVDLPGTYSLSPYSMEEIIAKNYVINEKPDVVVNIVDASNIERNLFLTMQLLELGRPTVIALNMMDVAKAKGYEIDITKLSMELGVPVVPIIASKSEGINELISRAITEADVKNQTMPQKMQAFVNKLEEKISGITDPELAEETKTDYTYEYIEGIIKSAVKKPSSHKITTSDKVDSVLTHKYLGLPIFALVMFFTFFFTYDLAGNVLNGMLDEFITGIVAPTAEAGLMAIGAQDWLISLVVDGIIGGVGGVIIFVPNVACLFLMISLMEDTGYMARVAFIMDRAMRGIGLSGKAFIPMVLGLGCSVPAIMSTRTLESQKDRLTTTLITPFVSCSARLPVYTLFAAAFFPGNEKYIVFSLYVLGVVVAILVGLIFKKTIFKADETPFIMELPPYRFPSIKNLALHVWDRVKGYIAKAGTLIFGASVVLWFLLGFNMSGPSEINQSFGASIGKFFAPMLSTAGFGNWQAALSLFTGVIAKEIVISNMAIIYGIGESAGDFASALSGTFSTLSAYAFMVFVLLYTPCVAVMGVVKRETNSYKWTAFSILYQLFVAWLVATLVYQVGSFFI
- a CDS encoding FeoA family protein, with protein sequence MKTLSDLKVGETAIIDSINVTGILKRRMIDMGITKGCEIKVEKFAPLGDPIDIRVKDYHIAIRKSDAKNIIVK
- the cbiQ gene encoding cobalt ECF transporter T component CbiQ; translated protein: MLIIDKFAYTNNLKDLSPKKKFGYSMGLLLASLINKEPLIFIAIIAFAFAGTVFWAKIPLGKYLKMLTVPFAFLFTSILAIVFSFSQDQSVFIWSVNLKVFYVGVTELGLNNALILFLRAMSALGCLYFLTLTTPMDQQLYIMRKLHLPAYFLDLYALTYRFIFILLDESIEIYRAQELRFGYNNLKNSYSSLSILIRVLFERVMNRYQDMEIALDSKLYTGDFHMEKQEEQDA
- a CDS encoding FeoA family protein, translated to MPLSMVSSNQEVIISDVIASAELKQKLMNMGFTKGCKLYVLQGLTKGSIMVKVRDSKVVLNASTAHKIQCS
- a CDS encoding sirohydrochlorin cobaltochelatase, which encodes MKKGILVASFGTTYISTREKTIGAIEEKIAKAFPDFEVRRAFTSSMVRKRILKNEGIHVDDVDEALSKMKEEGFEEVYVASLHIIAGHEYKKVSHSINRFKDDFKVIKGAKPLLYSKAHYDEAVDAIAKLMPELSENEALVLMGHGSDHAANAAYVMLYHMLERNPLTSHVYLGTVEGYPEAEDILEELEGQGYEKLYLLPFMIVAGDHAINDMASDEEDSWKSFFESNGYGVEPILKGLGEFEPISEMFIKRLKDSM